Proteins encoded within one genomic window of Methanosarcina barkeri str. Wiesmoor:
- a CDS encoding transcription elongation factor Spt5 has translation MSEDSQIFVIKTTANQERSVATALARVSKKEKLDIRAILAPDELKGYVLVEAPKSGIVELAIQTIPHARALVKGSSSIAEIEHFLKPKPTVTGIKEGAIIEVTSGPFKGEKARVKRVDEGHEEITVELFDAVVPIPITIRGDTVRILKKENE, from the coding sequence ATGAGTGAGGATTCCCAGATATTTGTAATCAAAACTACGGCAAACCAAGAAAGATCGGTTGCAACAGCCCTTGCCAGAGTTTCGAAAAAGGAGAAACTGGATATAAGGGCAATTCTGGCTCCTGATGAGCTAAAAGGATATGTCCTGGTCGAGGCTCCTAAATCCGGAATTGTAGAACTGGCAATTCAGACTATTCCCCATGCAAGGGCTCTTGTGAAAGGGAGCTCTTCAATTGCTGAAATTGAGCATTTCCTTAAACCCAAACCAACAGTGACAGGGATCAAGGAAGGGGCTATAATTGAGGTCACTTCAGGACCCTTTAAAGGTGAGAAAGCCCGGGTTAAAAGAGTTGACGAAGGGCATGAGGAAATTACTGTGGAGCTGTTTGATGCTGTGGTTCCGATTCCCATCACGATTCGTGGCGATACTGTAAGAATTCTTAAAAAAGAGAACGAGTAA
- a CDS encoding TatD family hydrolase: protein MPAKIPITDNHMHIDPRARGLEAVKDFKNSGGTHIILVTKPSWSLGITVTKPEDYIKVFDETIEIASKIREMGVGAFPVLGVHPAEISRLTEYMELQKATEIMKKGLEFASRYVEKGLAVGIKSGRPHYPVSADVWAASNEVMEYAFSLGKEQDCAVQLHTESVGEPELQDIAERARKTGIKMYKVVKHYAPPLVKTCEELGLFPGVISVKGAIEHALEEGTRFMMETDYIDDPDRPGAVLGPKTIPRRTRKLMEIYGEEPFWVIHKENPEKVYEIEIEI, encoded by the coding sequence ATGCCTGCAAAAATACCTATTACCGATAATCACATGCATATCGACCCCAGAGCCAGAGGACTCGAAGCAGTAAAGGATTTCAAGAACTCTGGAGGAACTCATATAATTCTGGTCACCAAACCTAGCTGGTCGCTTGGAATAACAGTCACAAAACCTGAGGATTATATTAAAGTCTTTGACGAAACTATAGAAATAGCGTCAAAAATTCGGGAGATGGGGGTTGGAGCTTTTCCTGTACTGGGTGTACATCCGGCAGAAATCTCAAGGCTTACCGAGTATATGGAACTGCAGAAAGCTACAGAGATCATGAAGAAAGGGCTTGAGTTTGCCTCAAGATATGTTGAAAAGGGACTTGCTGTAGGGATTAAGTCAGGACGTCCCCATTACCCTGTGTCTGCGGATGTCTGGGCAGCTTCGAACGAAGTTATGGAGTATGCTTTTTCCCTGGGAAAAGAACAGGATTGTGCGGTTCAGCTTCATACTGAAAGTGTGGGAGAACCTGAACTTCAGGACATAGCAGAGAGGGCGAGAAAAACAGGAATTAAAATGTACAAAGTTGTCAAGCACTATGCTCCGCCTCTGGTAAAAACCTGTGAGGAACTTGGACTTTTTCCAGGAGTGATCTCAGTAAAAGGAGCAATTGAACACGCACTTGAGGAGGGTACACGTTTTATGATGGAAACCGATTACATTGACGACCCTGACAGACCAGGTGCAGTACTCGGCCCGAAAACAATTCCAAGAAGAACCAGAAAGTTGATGGAAATTTATGGAGAAGAACCTTTCTGGGTTATTCATAAAGAAAATCCTGAAAAGGTATATGAGATTGAAATTGAGATTTAA
- a CDS encoding protein translocase SEC61 complex subunit gamma, whose product MVESTFEPKITAESVGQVIRAHLRVLKLTRKPSREEFLTIAKVAGVGILAVGAIGFIIYVLLTMLPQWVAQ is encoded by the coding sequence ATGGTAGAATCCACGTTTGAACCGAAAATAACTGCAGAAAGCGTTGGTCAGGTAATCCGGGCACACCTGAGAGTCCTGAAACTTACTAGAAAACCGTCCAGGGAAGAGTTCTTGACCATTGCCAAAGTTGCAGGTGTTGGCATTCTGGCTGTGGGAGCAATAGGATTTATAATATATGTACTGTTGACAATGTTGCCCCAGTGGGTGGCTCAATGA
- a CDS encoding radical SAM protein: protein MSRFDPILASRALWQIRVRKRPFVLSHGVNARCNMRCKFCEYWKKTGEDPTREEIFKLLDDAREFGIGVYNAWTVEPLLRKDLPQIMAHAKGIGMITSMVTNGKLLYERAEELVDVDYLSVSVDGVDSYKEIRRMDFETLLRGLKKAIKVRKLQKKKNPILMNCVLTGKNLDDIETLILLAKKLGVKVSFEPVHEFPGISEEIWNDIGIRDKEKFHCTVDHIIELKKQGYPIINSKTYLKMVRDGKMDYKCRASGIIINVTHDGTLETCRVHNEPLGNVIWDGFESVWKNSEEHRKEIVKNCSGCLFFGYTENSLMQSFNPEVLMHYEWM, encoded by the coding sequence ATGTCCCGATTTGACCCTATCCTGGCTTCAAGAGCACTCTGGCAGATCCGAGTACGAAAACGTCCTTTTGTCCTTTCCCACGGCGTAAATGCTCGCTGCAATATGCGCTGCAAGTTCTGTGAGTACTGGAAGAAAACTGGAGAAGATCCAACTAGAGAAGAGATTTTTAAATTATTGGACGATGCTAGAGAATTCGGAATCGGCGTCTACAATGCCTGGACCGTCGAACCTCTCCTTAGAAAGGATCTGCCTCAGATTATGGCACATGCCAAAGGAATCGGGATGATCACTTCCATGGTTACAAATGGAAAACTGCTTTACGAAAGGGCGGAAGAGCTGGTAGATGTAGACTACCTTTCAGTTTCAGTAGATGGAGTAGATAGTTATAAAGAAATTCGCAGGATGGATTTCGAAACTCTGCTGAGGGGTTTAAAAAAAGCTATCAAGGTCAGAAAACTTCAGAAAAAGAAGAATCCCATCCTGATGAATTGTGTACTCACAGGAAAAAACCTGGACGATATCGAGACTCTCATTTTGCTTGCAAAAAAGCTGGGAGTGAAAGTTTCCTTCGAACCTGTCCATGAGTTTCCCGGAATCAGTGAGGAGATCTGGAATGATATCGGAATTCGCGATAAGGAAAAATTCCACTGTACAGTTGACCACATAATCGAGCTTAAGAAGCAGGGCTACCCGATAATCAATTCCAAAACCTACCTCAAAATGGTCAGGGACGGAAAAATGGATTATAAATGCAGAGCTAGCGGGATTATTATAAATGTGACGCATGACGGCACTCTGGAGACCTGCCGCGTACATAACGAGCCTCTTGGAAACGTGATCTGGGACGGCTTTGAGAGCGTCTGGAAAAACTCGGAAGAACACAGAAAAGAAATTGTTAAAAATTGCAGTGGCTGCCTCTTTTTTGGATATACGGAAAACAGTTTGATGCAGAGTTTTAATCCTGAAGTTTTGATGCATTACGAGTGGATGTAA
- a CDS encoding 50S ribosomal protein L1, with the protein MAEKSILEAVKKVLEESPKRNFSESVDLAINLKNLDMNLPKNRVDEEVILPHGLGKELKIGVFAKGDVGLRAKAAGAAYVISDVELDELASDKTRARTLANECDLFIAETQFMPTIGKNLGIVLGPRGKMPIPLLPNKDIGELIQSKQNAIRLRSKDKLTFHVPVGRRTMSPDDLAENVEIIVSRLERVLDKGRHNLRTVYVTTTMGKSERVV; encoded by the coding sequence ATGGCAGAAAAAAGTATACTGGAAGCTGTCAAGAAAGTACTTGAAGAATCGCCAAAACGCAATTTCTCTGAAAGTGTAGATCTGGCAATTAACTTGAAGAATCTTGACATGAACCTACCAAAGAACAGAGTCGATGAAGAAGTAATTCTTCCTCACGGGCTTGGAAAAGAACTGAAGATCGGTGTTTTTGCAAAAGGTGATGTGGGCCTCAGAGCAAAGGCTGCCGGTGCTGCGTATGTTATTTCTGATGTTGAGCTCGATGAACTGGCGTCTGATAAAACCCGAGCCAGGACTCTTGCAAACGAATGTGACCTTTTTATTGCAGAAACCCAGTTTATGCCAACAATTGGTAAGAACCTGGGTATTGTTCTTGGACCTAGAGGGAAAATGCCTATCCCGCTTTTACCTAACAAAGATATAGGCGAACTTATCCAGAGCAAGCAAAATGCAATCAGATTGAGGTCAAAAGACAAGCTCACTTTCCATGTGCCTGTCGGCCGAAGGACTATGAGTCCCGATGATCTTGCCGAAAACGTTGAGATTATAGTGTCCAGGCTGGAGCGTGTCCTGGATAAAGGCAGGCACAACCTGAGAACAGTCTATGTCACGACAACTATGGGAAAATCCGAAAGGGTGGTGTAA
- a CDS encoding 50S ribosomal protein L11, whose translation MTSIVEALVPGGKANPGPPLGPALGPLGVNIKEVVEKINEKTRDYNGMQVPVKVIVDDKKNVEIEVGTPPTASLIMKELGIQKGSGNAGSEVVGNISISQVAKIARMKKEDVLSYDLKATMKEVMGTCVPMGVTVEGVEARDSQKALDQGKFDDLLAGEEW comes from the coding sequence ATGACAAGTATTGTTGAAGCACTTGTCCCCGGAGGAAAAGCAAATCCTGGACCACCTTTAGGTCCGGCGCTTGGTCCGCTCGGGGTCAACATAAAAGAAGTGGTCGAAAAGATCAACGAAAAAACCAGGGACTATAATGGCATGCAGGTTCCTGTAAAAGTAATTGTTGACGACAAGAAAAATGTCGAGATCGAAGTAGGCACTCCACCCACTGCATCCCTGATTATGAAAGAGTTAGGAATTCAAAAAGGGTCAGGAAATGCAGGAAGCGAAGTTGTTGGAAACATCAGTATTTCGCAGGTTGCAAAGATTGCCCGGATGAAAAAGGAAGACGTACTTTCCTATGATCTCAAGGCAACAATGAAAGAGGTAATGGGTACCTGTGTCCCTATGGGCGTGACAGTAGAGGGAGTTGAGGCTAGAGACAGCCAGAAGGCACTTGATCAGGGCAAGTTCGATGATTTGCTTGCTGGTGAGGAGTGGTAA
- a CDS encoding multiprotein bridging factor aMBF1 yields MQCEICGAEIRGKPICITIDNSELQVCQKCAPYGKPVDKRTPVSRKVSPVVRTVTRTGNRPKKDFFDILKDELLDNYDQIIRDARKAKGWSQEDLAENIKEKVSLIKKIERSEIVPEDSVRKKLEHTLNIKLTERVDESGQEVSHLKKDMTLGDIVKIKRK; encoded by the coding sequence ATGCAGTGCGAAATATGTGGTGCAGAGATCCGCGGAAAGCCTATATGCATTACAATTGATAACAGCGAACTCCAGGTCTGCCAAAAATGTGCTCCTTATGGTAAACCCGTTGATAAACGAACTCCCGTGTCAAGAAAAGTCTCTCCGGTGGTTCGAACGGTAACACGAACTGGAAATAGGCCAAAAAAGGATTTTTTCGATATCTTGAAAGACGAACTCCTGGACAACTATGATCAGATTATCCGGGACGCCAGAAAAGCAAAAGGCTGGTCTCAGGAAGACCTGGCTGAAAATATCAAAGAAAAAGTATCTTTAATCAAAAAGATAGAACGCAGCGAAATCGTGCCAGAGGATTCTGTCCGGAAGAAACTCGAACACACCCTTAACATCAAACTTACAGAACGTGTGGATGAGTCGGGACAGGAAGTTTCTCACCTAAAGAAAGATATGACCCTCGGAGATATAGTGAAAATAAAAAGAAAGTAA
- a CDS encoding proteasome-activating nucleotidase, which produces MTESTKSKDESMRSHLGKPGPVYDGIEPGELGEVTESVQDRMRQLESRNSYLEEQCSQIESEKRYLENQKIKYEREIRKLQSELDRMKTSPLIIGTVIDVIKNDRIIVRSSNGPQFLVNVSQYIDEKKLLPGAKVALNQHTLAIAEVIPSTEEPFVAAMEVLESVEVDYDQIGGLDEQIQELQEAVELPLIEPERFARIGIDPPKGVLLYGLPGTGKTLLAKAVAHRTNATFIRVVGSELVQKYIGDGSKLVREIFEMARKKAPSIIFIDELDSIAARRLNETTGADREVQRTLMQLLAEMDGFDKRKNIRIIAATNRPDVLDPAILRPGRFDRLVHVPMPGVEARGKILKIHCGKMTLAGDIDFKRLAKATEGMSGADLKAIATEAGMFAVRKNKELIEMEDFLEAVDKVSMAADTQKMMPTSLPETMFV; this is translated from the coding sequence ATGACGGAAAGTACCAAAAGTAAGGATGAAAGCATGCGCAGTCACCTTGGTAAGCCCGGACCTGTGTATGACGGAATCGAGCCTGGAGAGCTGGGGGAAGTAACTGAAAGCGTCCAGGACCGAATGAGGCAACTTGAAAGCCGAAACAGTTATCTGGAAGAGCAGTGCAGCCAGATTGAATCCGAAAAACGTTATCTAGAAAACCAAAAGATAAAGTACGAACGAGAGATACGAAAGCTGCAGTCTGAACTCGATCGGATGAAGACCTCTCCGCTCATTATTGGTACGGTCATTGATGTAATTAAGAATGATAGAATAATTGTCCGAAGCAGTAACGGACCTCAGTTTCTGGTTAATGTCTCACAATATATTGATGAGAAAAAACTGCTTCCAGGAGCAAAGGTTGCCCTGAACCAGCATACGCTTGCTATTGCCGAGGTTATTCCTTCTACGGAAGAACCTTTTGTTGCTGCAATGGAAGTCCTCGAAAGCGTAGAAGTGGACTATGACCAGATCGGCGGTCTCGATGAGCAAATACAGGAACTTCAGGAAGCTGTCGAACTTCCTCTCATTGAGCCGGAACGCTTTGCTCGGATAGGTATCGATCCTCCTAAGGGAGTTCTTCTTTATGGACTTCCGGGAACAGGTAAAACACTGCTTGCAAAAGCCGTGGCTCACAGAACCAATGCAACTTTTATCAGAGTTGTAGGCTCTGAGCTCGTGCAAAAGTACATTGGGGACGGTTCCAAACTCGTAAGAGAAATCTTCGAAATGGCCCGGAAAAAGGCCCCGAGTATTATTTTCATTGATGAGCTGGACTCAATTGCTGCAAGGCGTTTGAATGAAACTACTGGAGCAGACCGTGAGGTTCAGAGGACGCTTATGCAGCTGCTGGCAGAGATGGATGGCTTTGACAAAAGAAAAAATATCAGGATTATTGCAGCAACAAACCGTCCTGATGTCCTTGACCCGGCAATTCTCAGGCCAGGTCGATTTGACAGGCTTGTCCATGTCCCTATGCCCGGAGTAGAGGCCAGAGGAAAGATTCTCAAAATCCACTGTGGGAAAATGACTCTTGCAGGAGATATTGATTTTAAGAGGCTTGCAAAAGCTACCGAAGGAATGAGTGGAGCAGACCTGAAGGCAATCGCCACCGAAGCAGGTATGTTTGCGGTCAGGAAAAACAAAGAACTGATTGAAATGGAAGATTTCCTCGAAGCAGTGGATAAAGTCTCTATGGCTGCAGATACGCAGAAAATGATGCCTACAAGTCTCCCTGAAACTATGTTCGTGTAA
- a CDS encoding SUMF1/EgtB/PvdO family nonheme iron enzyme yields MYIWKDIRDIIGNPFDFSKFVSSPNYTEHISFIEHFHSDFDRILKSYVGNSRVYVFVDDLDRCEVPKAAELMQALNLMLSDKANVYFSIGIDRKVISAGLAAKNGKILRHLEVNGLEYGYDYIEKFIQLPFKVPSPKTEDFKKFMSPQPEKKNSWLYNNSLSKKFKKFFSIFKVNHLSSQHDKDSTQPESSESGKHREDVLRNAANDEPEIEGKITNDMDCDEKLVELDHILEMIAPALDRNPRRMKQFINQFRFQRTIGKRIGLFSYDKGSAPENMWNCKKLAKFVAISIKWNSIISALNSNRALLTRLQEYALKPENEDKNLEKWVRDKRLIELLRYGCIEEGNLSQNAAEYTLSGLDLSKLLQVSPVIVYPEQSTSGFSSIGIDEMEFVRIPAGEFMMGSPSYEKGGYNDEAPIHKVTIKDPFDLGKYPVTQKQWIDVMGYNPSYFKGDDLPVESVSWEDIQEFIKKLNDREDTDKYILPSEAEWEYACRAGTTTRYSFGAEESKLNEYAWYNKNSGFKTHPVGQKNPNHWNIYDMHGNVWELVQDKWHDNYEDSPSDGSAWKDESVSSHVLRGGGYKSDAGDCRSAARGRYVSLHDSSFGFRLLRKL; encoded by the coding sequence TTGTATATTTGGAAAGATATTAGAGATATCATCGGAAATCCTTTTGATTTCAGCAAATTTGTATCCAGTCCAAATTACACTGAGCATATCTCTTTCATAGAGCACTTCCATTCTGATTTTGATAGGATACTTAAATCCTATGTTGGAAATTCAAGGGTTTATGTATTTGTAGATGACCTTGACCGTTGTGAAGTTCCAAAAGCTGCGGAACTTATGCAAGCTCTAAACCTCATGCTCTCGGATAAAGCAAATGTTTATTTTTCCATAGGTATAGACCGCAAAGTCATCTCTGCGGGACTTGCAGCTAAAAACGGAAAAATCCTTAGGCATTTGGAGGTCAATGGACTTGAATACGGTTATGATTACATTGAAAAATTTATCCAGCTCCCTTTTAAAGTTCCCAGTCCAAAAACTGAGGATTTCAAGAAATTTATGAGCCCTCAACCTGAAAAGAAAAATTCCTGGTTATATAATAATTCATTGAGTAAAAAGTTTAAGAAATTTTTCAGTATATTTAAGGTTAATCACCTAAGTTCACAGCATGATAAAGACAGCACTCAGCCGGAAAGTTCTGAAAGTGGCAAACATAGAGAAGATGTTCTCAGAAATGCTGCAAATGATGAACCGGAAATAGAGGGGAAGATCACGAATGATATGGACTGTGATGAGAAATTAGTGGAGCTGGATCACATTCTAGAAATGATTGCTCCAGCTCTTGATAGAAACCCCCGCCGTATGAAACAGTTCATTAATCAGTTTCGTTTCCAGAGAACTATAGGAAAAAGAATAGGTCTCTTTTCCTATGATAAGGGCAGTGCTCCTGAAAATATGTGGAACTGCAAAAAACTTGCAAAATTCGTGGCAATAAGCATAAAGTGGAACTCAATCATTTCTGCTCTGAATTCAAACAGAGCGCTTCTTACCCGCTTGCAGGAATATGCATTGAAGCCGGAAAATGAAGATAAAAATCTGGAGAAATGGGTTCGGGACAAAAGGCTGATCGAATTGTTGAGGTACGGCTGCATAGAAGAAGGTAATCTCTCGCAAAATGCAGCCGAATACACGTTATCAGGCCTTGATCTCAGCAAGTTATTGCAGGTTTCACCCGTCATTGTATATCCAGAACAAAGTACATCCGGGTTTTCATCGATTGGTATAGATGAAATGGAGTTTGTTCGAATCCCAGCAGGAGAATTTATGATGGGCTCGCCTTCCTACGAGAAAGGCGGATATAATGATGAAGCTCCGATCCATAAAGTAACAATCAAAGATCCTTTCGATCTTGGTAAATATCCTGTTACTCAAAAACAGTGGATTGATGTAATGGGCTACAACCCTTCCTATTTCAAAGGTGATGATCTGCCTGTAGAATCTGTTTCTTGGGAGGATATTCAGGAATTTATCAAAAAACTCAATGATCGAGAAGACACGGACAAATACATCTTACCCTCTGAAGCCGAGTGGGAATATGCGTGCCGTGCAGGTACTACCACAAGATATTCCTTTGGTGCTGAAGAGTCAAAACTTAATGAATATGCGTGGTACAACAAAAATTCAGGTTTCAAAACTCATCCAGTCGGTCAGAAGAATCCAAATCACTGGAACATTTACGACATGCACGGTAATGTTTGGGAATTGGTCCAAGACAAATGGCATGATAATTATGAAGATTCTCCTTCCGATGGTAGTGCTTGGAAAGATGAAAGTGTGTCTTCCCATGTTCTTCGGGGTGGCGGATATAAAAGCGATGCTGGGGACTGCAGGTCAGCGGCACGCGGCAGGTATGTCTCCCTCCATGACAGCAGCTTTGGTTTCCGTCTTCTGAGGAAATTGTAA
- a CDS encoding DUF99 family protein: MNIDFHIKPEIRILGIDDSALLNEKVMIVGAVFRGGDWIDGVLRSEITKDGLDATEVICNMIKKSKHYDQIRTVILDGITYGGFNVVDIQMLYRETGIPVIVVMRSYPDFEKIKSALKYFPDGEERWTIIKRAGKIERIPGEKSPIYIQRAGIGVETVKKIIRLTSIRSNIPEPLRVAHLIATGIILGESRGKA; encoded by the coding sequence GTGAATATAGATTTTCATATCAAGCCCGAAATTCGAATTTTAGGTATAGACGATTCTGCGCTCCTCAATGAAAAAGTGATGATAGTCGGAGCTGTTTTTCGGGGAGGAGATTGGATTGACGGGGTCCTTCGTTCAGAAATCACAAAGGATGGGCTTGATGCTACTGAAGTTATCTGTAACATGATAAAGAAGAGTAAACATTACGACCAGATAAGAACGGTTATTCTCGATGGAATCACTTATGGAGGTTTTAATGTTGTCGATATACAGATGCTTTACAGGGAAACTGGAATTCCTGTCATTGTAGTTATGCGATCTTATCCTGACTTCGAGAAAATAAAATCTGCTCTTAAATACTTCCCCGATGGAGAGGAACGATGGACGATAATAAAGCGGGCCGGAAAAATAGAAAGAATTCCAGGTGAAAAGAGTCCTATTTATATCCAAAGAGCAGGCATAGGTGTGGAGACTGTTAAAAAGATTATCCGGCTTACCTCAATAAGAAGCAATATTCCTGAACCTTTAAGGGTTGCCCACCTGATTGCAACAGGTATTATCCTGGGAGAGTCCAGAGGGAAAGCGTAG
- the rpl12p gene encoding 50S ribosomal protein P1, which translates to MEYIYAALLLHNAGKTITEDAITAVLQAAGIEVNESRVKALVAALEGVDIEEAIAKAAFAAPAAGAAAPEGAAAPAAEEAPAEEEEEEEDDHAEEDGMAGLGALFG; encoded by the coding sequence ATGGAATATATATATGCAGCTCTCTTATTGCACAACGCTGGTAAAACAATTACCGAAGACGCAATCACTGCCGTTCTCCAGGCAGCAGGTATCGAAGTTAACGAATCCAGGGTAAAGGCCCTTGTCGCAGCCCTTGAAGGCGTGGACATCGAAGAAGCAATTGCAAAGGCCGCATTCGCAGCTCCAGCAGCCGGCGCAGCAGCCCCTGAAGGCGCAGCAGCTCCTGCCGCAGAAGAAGCTCCTGCTGAAGAAGAGGAAGAAGAGGAAGACGACCACGCCGAAGAAGACGGAATGGCCGGCCTCGGTGCTCTCTTCGGATAA
- a CDS encoding 50S ribosomal protein L10, with the protein MEEEKHHTEHVPEWKKDEIENIMELIQSHKVFGMVGIEGILATKIQKIRRDLKDVAVLKVSRNSLTERALNQLGESIPEMNKYLDKQTALVFTNESPFKLYKVLEQTKTPSPIKGGAIAPADIIVQKGPTSFPPGPILGELQSAGIPASIDAGKVAVKETKVVCKAGEVVSQKLATMLTKLEIYPLIVGLDLRAVYDNGAIYEPELLAIDESQYFSDITRAAQSAFNLAVNTAYPTSATIGTLLAKAFAESKNLGVNAVVFDSGVMDALLAKAHVQMTSVASEAADKDANAVDDQLREVLGAAASAAAAVAKEPEKKEEVKEEEEEEEEEDHSEEDGMAGLGSLFG; encoded by the coding sequence ATGGAAGAGGAGAAGCATCACACGGAGCACGTCCCAGAGTGGAAAAAGGATGAGATCGAGAATATAATGGAGCTCATTCAGTCCCATAAGGTCTTTGGAATGGTTGGGATCGAAGGCATTCTTGCAACCAAGATCCAGAAAATTCGTCGGGACCTTAAAGACGTTGCAGTGCTCAAGGTCTCAAGAAACTCCCTTACTGAGCGGGCCTTAAATCAGCTCGGAGAAAGTATTCCCGAGATGAATAAATACCTTGATAAGCAGACTGCTCTGGTATTTACTAACGAAAGTCCCTTCAAGCTTTACAAAGTGCTGGAACAAACAAAAACTCCTTCTCCAATTAAAGGAGGCGCAATAGCTCCTGCGGACATCATTGTTCAGAAGGGGCCCACCAGTTTCCCACCTGGTCCGATTCTCGGAGAACTCCAGAGTGCAGGAATTCCAGCTTCAATAGATGCAGGAAAAGTTGCAGTAAAGGAAACTAAGGTTGTTTGTAAAGCAGGTGAGGTAGTCTCGCAGAAGCTCGCAACCATGCTTACAAAGCTGGAGATATATCCTCTCATTGTAGGACTGGACTTAAGAGCCGTCTATGACAATGGAGCAATTTACGAGCCGGAACTCCTTGCAATTGATGAAAGCCAGTACTTCTCTGATATTACCAGAGCAGCTCAGAGCGCTTTCAACCTCGCTGTCAACACTGCATACCCGACAAGCGCAACAATCGGCACCCTGCTGGCAAAAGCCTTTGCAGAGTCAAAGAACCTTGGTGTCAATGCTGTCGTGTTTGATTCAGGAGTCATGGATGCTTTACTGGCAAAAGCTCATGTCCAGATGACATCCGTTGCATCTGAAGCCGCAGACAAAGATGCAAATGCCGTGGATGACCAACTGAGGGAAGTTCTCGGAGCGGCCGCAAGCGCAGCAGCCGCAGTAGCCAAGGAACCCGAGAAGAAAGAAGAAGTAAAGGAAGAAGAGGAAGAAGAGGAAGAAGAAGACCACTCCGAAGAAGATGGAATGGCTGGTCTCGGTTCCCTTTTCGGATAA
- the ftsZ gene encoding cell division protein FtsZ → MRSIVEEALARSAQEGRAGQSEYSNLDYSNVVDSDVDAELEEILRSLKTTIKVIGCGGGGSNSIQRMMGEGIQGADLVALNTDAQHLLHIRSGKKILIGKKKTRGLGAGSLPQIGEDAAIESIDEINSVVEGSDMVFITAGLGGGTGTGSAPIVAEAARDAGALTIAVVTLPFSVEGHVRRTNAEAGLERLRDVADTVIVVPNDKLIEVVPRLPLQAAFKVSDEVLMRAVKGITELITKPGLVNLDFADIRTVMQNGGVAMIGLGESDGENKAVESVQKALRSPLLDVDISGATSALVNVVGGPDMTISEAESVVQEVYNRIDANARLIWGAQVDPDLEQTVRTMIVVTGVTSAQIYGHGNDKDIAFKYGIDFVE, encoded by the coding sequence ATGAGATCCATTGTGGAAGAAGCCCTTGCTCGATCTGCCCAGGAAGGACGTGCCGGGCAGAGTGAGTACTCAAATTTAGATTACTCTAACGTAGTAGACTCAGATGTAGATGCTGAACTCGAAGAGATCCTCAGAAGCCTTAAAACAACTATCAAAGTGATAGGATGCGGCGGCGGCGGCTCAAACAGCATCCAGCGCATGATGGGTGAAGGGATACAGGGAGCTGACCTTGTTGCCTTGAATACCGATGCCCAGCACCTTCTTCATATACGCTCCGGAAAAAAGATTCTTATCGGGAAAAAGAAAACCCGTGGGCTTGGAGCTGGCAGCCTCCCCCAGATCGGAGAAGATGCTGCAATCGAAAGCATTGACGAAATTAACAGCGTTGTCGAAGGCTCTGACATGGTCTTTATTACCGCAGGGCTTGGAGGAGGAACCGGCACAGGATCAGCACCTATAGTCGCTGAGGCTGCCAGAGACGCAGGAGCCCTTACGATTGCAGTTGTCACTTTGCCCTTCAGTGTAGAAGGCCATGTTCGCAGGACAAATGCAGAAGCCGGTCTTGAACGCCTTAGAGATGTCGCAGATACGGTAATTGTGGTTCCCAACGATAAGCTGATCGAAGTAGTTCCAAGGCTTCCGCTTCAGGCTGCCTTCAAGGTTTCAGACGAAGTTCTTATGAGAGCCGTAAAGGGTATCACTGAACTAATCACAAAACCAGGACTTGTAAACCTTGATTTTGCAGATATCCGAACTGTTATGCAGAACGGAGGCGTTGCAATGATAGGGCTTGGAGAGTCCGACGGAGAAAACAAAGCTGTTGAATCCGTACAGAAAGCTTTGCGCAGCCCGCTTCTTGATGTGGATATCTCAGGTGCAACCTCTGCTCTTGTTAATGTGGTTGGCGGCCCTGACATGACAATTTCAGAAGCTGAATCTGTGGTTCAGGAAGTTTACAACAGGATAGACGCAAACGCCCGCCTGATCTGGGGTGCACAGGTTGATCCTGATCTCGAACAAACTGTACGTACCATGATTGTGGTGACAGGAGTAACATCCGCCCAGATTTATGGTCATGGAAACGACAAGGATATTGCCTTTAAATATGGAATTGATTTTGTAGAGTGA